Proteins from one Tenrec ecaudatus isolate mTenEca1 chromosome 8, mTenEca1.hap1, whole genome shotgun sequence genomic window:
- the LOC142454546 gene encoding antileukoproteinase-like produces the protein MKSQSLFPLAVLLALAALLPWTVEGAEKMPEKAGRCPPKPQVMCFRYEEPQCQSDWQCPEKRKCCHGACGIKCLDPVDLFASDKKPGKCPVVNGQCMMLNPPNYCHKDGQCQGNLKCCLGMCGKVCMSPV, from the exons ATGAAGTCCCAGAGCCTCTTCCCGCTGGCAGTGCTGCTGGCTCTCGCAGCTCTGCTTCCTTGGACCGTGGAAGGTGCTGAAAAGA TGCCTGAGAAAGCTGGGCGCTGCCCTCCTAAACCGCAGGTCATGTGCTTTAGATATGAGGAACCCCAGTGCCAGAGTGACTGGCAGTGTCCAGAGAAGCGGAAATGTTGCCACGGTGCTTGTGGCATCAAATGCCTGGATCCTGTGGACCTCTTTGCATCAG ATAAGAAGCCTGGGAAGTGTCCGGTGGTCAACGGCCAGTGTATGATGCTCAATCCTCCCAATTACTGCCACAAGGATGGCCAGTGCCAGGGAAACTTAAAGTGCTGTTTGGGCATGTGCGGGAAAGTCTGCATGAGCCCTGTGTAG